The Archangium lipolyticum genome window below encodes:
- a CDS encoding phosphotransferase → MPPIWEADVSLTHEDATRLVEHQFPELAPARLEHLGTGWDNVAYTVNGQWVFRFPRRKVAVGLLENEARVLPRLAPHLPLRIPEPVWHGQPEGDYPYPFAGYARLPGVTACAVTWTPGERLRNAGALGRFLAALHGLPVDDETRARGPGDELARADLRKRAPMILERLAKVEADDPEVDGAAVRAWMSRLVDTPPWERRACWVHGDLYARHLLVDEHHTVTGVLDWGDVHLGDPAIDLTLAFTFLPPEARGAFREAYGAIDEATWDRARFRAFHYGVALLLYGRSEGDEAITRVGRDALRHGIAV, encoded by the coding sequence ATGCCACCCATCTGGGAAGCAGATGTCAGCCTGACCCACGAGGATGCCACCCGGCTGGTGGAGCATCAATTTCCGGAGCTCGCCCCGGCGAGGCTGGAGCACCTGGGAACGGGCTGGGACAACGTGGCGTACACGGTGAATGGGCAGTGGGTGTTCCGCTTTCCGCGCCGGAAGGTGGCGGTGGGGCTACTGGAGAACGAGGCCCGCGTCCTTCCGCGGCTGGCCCCCCACCTGCCGCTGCGCATCCCCGAACCGGTGTGGCACGGCCAGCCGGAGGGGGACTACCCCTACCCCTTCGCCGGGTACGCACGGCTGCCGGGGGTCACCGCGTGCGCCGTGACGTGGACGCCCGGGGAGCGGCTGCGCAACGCCGGGGCGCTCGGGAGGTTCCTCGCGGCGCTGCACGGCCTTCCCGTGGATGACGAGACACGGGCGCGTGGCCCGGGGGACGAGCTGGCCCGGGCGGACCTGCGCAAGCGCGCGCCGATGATTCTCGAGCGGCTGGCGAAGGTGGAAGCGGACGACCCGGAGGTGGATGGAGCGGCGGTGCGCGCCTGGATGTCCCGGCTGGTAGACACGCCGCCCTGGGAGCGGCGCGCCTGCTGGGTGCACGGGGACCTGTACGCGAGACACCTGCTCGTGGACGAGCACCACACGGTGACGGGGGTGCTCGACTGGGGAGACGTGCACCTGGGAGATCCGGCGATCGACCTGACGCTCGCCTTCACCTTCCTGCCGCCGGAGGCGCGAGGCGCGTTCCGCGAGGCCTACGGCGCCATCGACGAGGCCACGTGGGACCGGGCACGTTTCCGGGCGTTCCACTATGGAGTGGCGCTGCTGCTGTACGGCAGGAGCGAGGGAGACGAAGCCATCACGCGGGTGGGCCGGGACGCGCTCCGTCATGGCATCGCCGTGTAG